The DNA region AATATGCCAGCCGTGAAGCGCGGGAAGGACGTCAAAGCCCCTTCGCCGACGGTTGCCATCATCAGGCCCAGAAGCGTCATCATGACAGCCTTGCCCACCTGCCCCGTGCCCGCGAATGCCGCGATGGCCGACAGCCCCACGACCATCAGCGCGAAGTACTCGGCGGAGTGGAACAGGAGTGCCACCGAGGACAGCATTGGCGCGAAGATCATCAGAAGGACTGCGCCAATGGTGCCGCCCATGAAGCTGGAAATCGCGGCGATGGTCAGGGCCTTGCCCGCCTGCCCTTTGCGCGCCATCGGGTAGCCATCGAAACTGGTCGCGACCGTGCCCGCGACCCCCGGCGCGTTCAGAAGGATCGATGACGTCGAGCCCCCGAAGATCGCCCCGTAATAGACACCCGCCAGAAGGATCAGCGCGGCGGTGGGATCGCCCAGAGTGATCGCCACGGGGATCATGATGGCGATGATCGACATTGGTCCCAGGCCCGGCAACATGCCGATGAAGGTGCCGATGATGCATCCGAAGACGACCATGCCGAGGTTGAATGGGTTTATGGCCGTTTGCAGGCCGATCATGAGACCTTCAAGCATTGTTCAGTCCCTTCACGGTGGCAAGCATGTCGCGGTCCCCTTACGCCAGGAAGAACGGCCAAGGCCGCAGGAAGATGCCAAGAACCTCTTGCACGAGATACCAGACGATGAAGGTCGCGAAGGCCGAGACCGGGATCATGATGTGGAACTTCCGCTCCCCCAGGATGAAGCTGCCGAGGATCAGGAATAGGGTTGTCGCGGCGATGAAGCCCGCGGGGCGCAGAGCCAGCGCGTAGACCACCATCAGGACCAGAAGCCCGATGGCCTGACCGGTGTTGTAATCCTGCAGGCGGCGGTAGTTGATGTCGGTGGCGGAGGGCTCTTTCGTCTTGTCCTCTTTCTCAAGGCCAAGGACGACGACGAGCCCGACAATGATACCCGCGATGGCGAGGACCTTGGGGAAGGTAGAGGGCCAGACGGGGTTGCGCTGCATGAAGGGCGGCAGCAACTGGTCCATGGTGAAGAACGCGGCGTAGCCGTAGGCGCAACAGAGCCCGACGAAAATCAGCGCGATCCAGCGATCCAGCGCCATGGTGTCCCCTCCCAAGGTATGTTGGCGTGTCGGGCGCGGCGGGGATTTGCCGCCGCGCTCTTTGGCTATGCGTCCGGAATGGTGACCGGGGTGCGTCTCGGGACATTGTCCTGAAGGAAACTACCCTGTCCGCACTCACACTTGGTGTTCAGAGAAACCCAAGTGTGCGCATCAGGTCGCCAATGACCTGTTCCTGGTTCTCAAGGAACGCCTCGAAGTCATCGCCGGGGTTGTGGATGTTGACCCAACCGTTGCGGGCGCGGACTTCTTCCCACTCGGGCGTGTCGTACATCGCCGCAATAGCCGCGCGCATGTTGGCGACGGTCTCTTCATCCAGACCCGGCGCTGCGAAGAAGCCGCGCCAGTTGACGAATTCCACGTCAACGCCCTGCTCCATCATCGTGGGTGCGTCAGAGCCGTCGATCCGCTCAGGCGCCGTGACGCCAAGGATGCGCACCTCACCCTGCTCGGCCAGGGCCACGGCCTCGGAGAAGCCGGTGGACAGCGCCTGGATCTCACCGGACAGAAGGCCCGCCATGGCCGCACCGCCCGCATCATAGGGGATGTAGTTGAAGCCAGTGGGGTCTTCGCCCGCCGCTTCCATCGCCAGCGCCGCCACGAGGTGATCCATACCGCCGGGCACGGAGCCGCCGCCAATGGCGAAAGACGTGGCATCGGCGCGGTAGGCGTCGAGCAGGCCGTTCAGATCGGCGATCTCACTGTCAGCGGGCACGACCAG from Jannaschia sp. CCS1 includes:
- a CDS encoding tripartite tricarboxylate transporter TctB family protein produces the protein MALDRWIALIFVGLCCAYGYAAFFTMDQLLPPFMQRNPVWPSTFPKVLAIAGIIVGLVVVLGLEKEDKTKEPSATDINYRRLQDYNTGQAIGLLVLMVVYALALRPAGFIAATTLFLILGSFILGERKFHIMIPVSAFATFIVWYLVQEVLGIFLRPWPFFLA
- a CDS encoding tripartite tricarboxylate transporter substrate binding protein, which encodes MTFTRRVMMTAAAAMVAFSGAAQADGHQVLDELHFLIPGGAGGGWDGTARGTGEALTESGLVGTASYENMSGGGGGVAIAHMIENADSMGNTMMVNSTPIVIRSLTGVFPQSFRDLTLVAGTIGDYATLVVPADSEIADLNGLLDAYRADATSFAIGGGSVPGGMDHLVAALAMEAAGEDPTGFNYIPYDAGGAAMAGLLSGEIQALSTGFSEAVALAEQGEVRILGVTAPERIDGSDAPTMMEQGVDVEFVNWRGFFAAPGLDEETVANMRAAIAAMYDTPEWEEVRARNGWVNIHNPGDDFEAFLENQEQVIGDLMRTLGFL